CGGAGCCTTCGGCCGTCGCCGGGAAGAGGGTCTCGTTCGGTTGCATGTGTACTTGGAGACCTTCGAGGGGCTTGCCGAGAGGCTGACCGCGTGGGCGTGTTCGCCACCCCTGAAGGCCGAGGCCGACCGTCGGGGCAGGAAAGTGATGCCTCCTCTGGTTCGGAGACGCTGGAACTGTCTCAAATCCGCGGTGAGGGAGCCAGGGCCGAAGGACGGTGCCGCCCTGCATCGGATTCGTGTTCTGACGAAGCGAGTCCGTTACGGAGCAGAGCTCGTGGCACCCGCAATCGGACGCAAGGCCGATCGATTCGCGGCCGCAGCGGCGATCGTCCAGGACGTTCTCGGGGAGCACCATGATGCCGTGGTGGGACACCGGATCCTCGTCGGCGTCGCTCGCCGACTCGCCCCCCGGTACGCCGTTGCACTTGGACAGCTCGCCGGGCTGGAACTCGTCCGACGGAGGCAGGCGGAAGCCGACTGGGAACCGGCCTTCGTCGCCCTGAACCGCAAGGAGCTGAGGAAGTGGATGTGATTCGCGCAGCCGGAGGGGTCATTCCGAGGGATCGTTCGGTTGTTCTCGTCCACCGGCCGAAATATGACGACTGGAGTTTTCCGAAGGGCAAGCTCGACGGTTCCGAGAGTTTTCACGACGCAGCGCTGCGAGAGGTCGAGGAAGAGACGGGGCTGCGGTGTCGGCTGGGTCGGTGGTTGTCCGATGTGGAGTACGTTGACGCCGATGGCCGCCAGAAGATCGTTCGGTACTGGCTCATGGAGGTGGTCGGGGGTGACGTGGCCGATCACGAGCCCGACGCCGAGATCGACGCGGTCGAATGGGTTCCCATGGAAGAAGCCGTCGGGCGGCTGACGCACGATCTCGACAGGAAGCTTCTGGCGCTGATCAAGTAGCCGGTTTTCAGTTCTCAGTTTTCAGCCATCGGTGGTTGACGTGGTGTGCTCTTGTCGGGAAC
This region of Actinomycetota bacterium genomic DNA includes:
- a CDS encoding CHAD domain-containing protein — protein: MAAGAIYPKIRVHDLPDDPSAGELLTHGFARSSARLFKNLSESDPESIHQARVATRRLRSDLRTFGPLLEGSARALRRDLKPLAAALGEVRDRDVFMHWVADNMEVLDETDQLVAEALLGAFGRRREEGLVRLHVYLETFEGLAERLTAWACSPPLKAEADRRGRKVMPPLVRRRWNCLKSAVREPGPKDGAALHRIRVLTKRVRYGAELVAPAIGRKADRFAAAAAIVQDVLGEHHDAVVGHRILVGVARRLAPRYAVALGQLAGLELVRRRQAEADWEPAFVALNRKELRKWM
- a CDS encoding NUDIX hydrolase — its product is MGTGLRRPEPQGAEEVDVIRAAGGVIPRDRSVVLVHRPKYDDWSFPKGKLDGSESFHDAALREVEEETGLRCRLGRWLSDVEYVDADGRQKIVRYWLMEVVGGDVADHEPDAEIDAVEWVPMEEAVGRLTHDLDRKLLALIK